The genomic region GCAGAAAAATATGATATACAAGTAGATATTGGTAAAGGAAATATCGAGTTAACCTCACTCTATTACAAGGTTGTCGAGGAATATAAACAAAGTCTCCACTATATTATGAAAGAACTTGCAGTTAAATCGCTAGTTAATAATATAGAATACTATCTAGGAATACTGTTTAATGGTAAGGGTTTTCTTGTTGAGGGAGAAGAAGATCGCGTTGTTTTGCCTAACATTCCACAGTGTTTTTCTTCACATACTCATCCTTCAAGAATTCCTATTCCTAGCCGTGCCGATATAAAGTCAATAATTAAATTATTTTTAGATAGAGGAGTAGCACATGCTATAGAAACTGTTGGTTCTACTCTAGTAATTTATCGTACGGGTCCTTTAACTATTGACGACTTAGATATAATTAGGAATGTTGAGAAATCTAATAATATAATTAAAGCTTTGGAATTGCTTTCTAGGACGGGTAATATTAAAATCCTCTACCTATAGCATTCGTGTACAAACTACTATAGACTATTGTCTAATTATATGAGAAACAGAAAGTCTTTAATAACGTATTTTATTATTAATACGGATAAATTATATATTAGAAATAACTAGTTGATAAGTGATAAGTTAGCTGATTAGATAATATTATGGGGTAATTTATGACACTTAGAATACTGATAGCTAACAGAGGAGAAATTGCGGTAAGAATTGCTAGAAGTGTAAAGGAGCTTGGATTCATACCTCTAGGCATATATACTGTAGAGGATAAGAGATCTCTTCACAGAAAATATATGGCGGAAGATATAGAAGTTCCAAGTTATTTGGACATCGATGAAATAGTTAATGCAGCAATAGAATTAGGTGCAGACGCTGTTCATCCAGGATATGGGTTCCTTAGCGAAAATCCATTATTTAGTAAAAGAATAATTAAGAAAGGATTCATTTTCATAGGTCCTCCCCCAGAAATCATGGAACTCGCCGGTGATAAGGTTAGAGCAAAAGAAATGGCTGCAAAAGCAGGAGTACCAACTCTGCCTTGGATGATCGTGGATGATCCGAAAGAAGTATTAGAGTTTGGAAGAGAGCATGGTTTTCCAGTAATACTTAAAGCAGCTGGTGGAGGCGGGGGAATGGGGATAAGAATAGTGGAGAGAAAAGAAGATGTTGAAAGACTATTTGAACAAGCTAGGAAAGAAGCTGAGAATGCATTCAAGGATCCAAGATTATATGTTGAACCTTATATTGAAAATCCTAAGCATATAGAAGTGCAAATACTCGGAGATGGGGATAATTATGTTCATCTATATGAGAGAGACTGTAGCATACAGAGACGCCACCAGAAAATAGTGGAGGAAGCTCCTTCACCTGTATTAAATAATAATCTAAGAAAAACCATTACTGAAGACGCTGTCAAGCTTGCTTCACATATAAAATATATTAATGCTGGTACAGTTGAAATGCTTTTTGATATGAAAACCAAGAAGCACTACTTTATGGAGATAAATGCAAGATTACAAGTAGAACACCCAGTAACAGAAATGATTACAGGGATAGATATAGTTAAACAACAGATCATAATTGCAACTGAGGGAACATTATCTCTGAAACAACATAGAATAAGTAGGCGTGGCCACAGCATAGAAGCCAGAATTAATGCTGAAAACCCAATAACACTTATGCCCAGTCCTGGAACAATAGGAACATATCATGAACCTTCAGGTCCAGGTGTTAGAGTAGACTCAGGAGTAACTAGTAGAAGCTATGTGTCTACTGAATATAATCCATTGATTTCAAAATTAATTGTGTGGGGAACAAGTAGAATAGAGGCTATTAGAAGAATGAAGAGAGCATTAAACGAATATATTATTACGGGTATACAGACAAACATACCTCTCTTAAAAGCAATAATCAATCACTCAATATTTATAAAGGGAACTCATACAACAAAGTTTCTCGAAACATATTGGAAAGACATTAAAGAGTTTATCAGGAAAAAAGAATTATTACACATGATAATCTTGCTCGCATTAGTTGCTAAAGGAGATTCAAGAATAAGATCCCAGCTTGTTTCTGGAAGTAGATTTGCAGCATATATTAATGGAGTAGAACATACACGTGTAGAATCTATTAAGAGAAGAGCATGGCTATACTGGGCGATGTTGAAAGGAAGAGTTAGTAGGAAGCGTGGTAGGAGGAAAAAGTAACTATTCTTCAAAAAGACTCTTATATTTTGCTTATTTCGTTACGTATTATCCTGGAGATCTTAAATATTTTAGATTTTTATATTCACACATAGAATTTTTAAGATCTATATATATTATTATACGTTACATACATATAGATATACATACATTATCGCTAGGTTTAAATACGCATTAACTCATATAAAGACAAAGAATAAATAATATCTAAAAATCCCGAAGATACGGGGTGTAATTAAATGAGTAACGTACCCAAGGAGAAAAGATTCATTGTATGGTTAGATGAAGTTACCAAAGACGATGTAGTTCTTGTAGGAGGTAAAAACGCTAACCTCGGAGAAATGATTCGAGCAGGCATACCTGTTCCACCGGGATTCGCTGTGACAGCTTATGCATACAAGTACTTCATAGAAAAGACAGGCTTAAAAGACAAGATCTATCCGCTTCTAAACAGTATTGATGTAAATGATAAGAAAGTATTAGATGAAACAACAGCTAAGATTCGTCAATGGATAATGGATACACCAATGCCCCCCGAAGTAGAAGAGGAGATTAGGAAATACTATAGAGAACTAGCTAAGAAAATAGGGATGGAACCAGAAAAACTACGGGTAGCCGTTAGAAGTAGTGCTACAGCAGAAGACATGCCTGAAGCAAGCTTTGCTGGTCAGCAAGACACTTATCTCAACGTATATGGGGAAGACAATGTTGTATACTATGTTAAAAGATGCTGGGCAAGCTTATTCACGAGCCGTGCAGTATTCTACCGTGTAGCACAAGG from Staphylothermus marinus F1 harbors:
- a CDS encoding acetyl-CoA carboxylase biotin carboxylase subunit, with the translated sequence MTLRILIANRGEIAVRIARSVKELGFIPLGIYTVEDKRSLHRKYMAEDIEVPSYLDIDEIVNAAIELGADAVHPGYGFLSENPLFSKRIIKKGFIFIGPPPEIMELAGDKVRAKEMAAKAGVPTLPWMIVDDPKEVLEFGREHGFPVILKAAGGGGGMGIRIVERKEDVERLFEQARKEAENAFKDPRLYVEPYIENPKHIEVQILGDGDNYVHLYERDCSIQRRHQKIVEEAPSPVLNNNLRKTITEDAVKLASHIKYINAGTVEMLFDMKTKKHYFMEINARLQVEHPVTEMITGIDIVKQQIIIATEGTLSLKQHRISRRGHSIEARINAENPITLMPSPGTIGTYHEPSGPGVRVDSGVTSRSYVSTEYNPLISKLIVWGTSRIEAIRRMKRALNEYIITGIQTNIPLLKAIINHSIFIKGTHTTKFLETYWKDIKEFIRKKELLHMIILLALVAKGDSRIRSQLVSGSRFAAYINGVEHTRVESIKRRAWLYWAMLKGRVSRKRGRRKK